In bacterium BMS3Abin08, the following proteins share a genomic window:
- the icaB gene encoding poly-beta-1,6-N-acetyl-D-glucosamine N-deacetylase precursor has protein sequence MRSTTTAVLILIISISLSLSFFSPAKAENQAPYSVGTKGNLLSGYATVLIYHKFNEPGSPSTSIPSTVFESQLRYLRENSYNVVSLSFLVSLINEGKKIPPRTVVLTIDDGYRSVYTHAYPLLKKYRIPFTLFLYMEAAGRYGDFLTTEEINEMKGNGLVTFGNHSYSHKRFARRPRGMSEKDYLRWIEDDLYRSEHRFRELIGERPLFFAYPYGGYNRRYREIVQRHGYLAALTQDTGSVNTWTDRFLIPRNPIVGTWATIKKFQDFLNTEPLHVTGFSPGYGVLKKNPPTGVEAVISNIVDYKNIGVYISEKGWLKPRVDLSSGRISIRDIGRLSRRTNRIGITAINRLTGRKATFFYLIITPR, from the coding sequence TTGAGATCTACGACAACTGCCGTATTGATCCTGATTATCTCTATTAGCCTGTCCCTGTCCTTTTTCTCCCCTGCAAAGGCTGAAAACCAGGCACCATATTCAGTCGGCACAAAAGGAAACCTCCTGTCCGGGTACGCCACTGTTCTTATTTATCACAAGTTCAACGAACCCGGGAGTCCTTCAACCTCGATACCATCCACGGTTTTTGAATCCCAGTTGAGGTATCTCAGGGAGAACAGCTACAATGTTGTGAGTCTATCCTTCCTCGTCTCCCTTATAAACGAGGGAAAAAAGATACCACCCCGGACAGTGGTGTTAACCATCGATGACGGGTATCGCAGTGTCTACACCCATGCATACCCCCTTCTGAAAAAATACCGGATTCCCTTCACCCTCTTTCTCTACATGGAGGCGGCCGGCAGGTATGGCGACTTCCTGACGACTGAAGAGATTAATGAAATGAAAGGAAACGGTCTCGTAACCTTCGGAAACCACTCCTACTCACACAAGAGGTTTGCCAGGCGTCCCCGTGGAATGTCTGAGAAGGATTACCTCCGGTGGATAGAGGATGACCTTTACAGGAGCGAACACAGGTTCCGGGAGCTGATCGGCGAAAGACCCCTGTTTTTTGCATACCCCTATGGCGGGTATAACAGGAGATACCGGGAGATAGTTCAAAGGCACGGGTATCTTGCTGCCTTAACACAGGACACGGGTAGTGTAAACACCTGGACCGACAGATTCCTGATACCGCGAAATCCGATCGTAGGCACCTGGGCGACCATCAAAAAATTTCAGGACTTCCTTAATACGGAACCCCTGCACGTCACCGGCTTTAGTCCGGGATACGGGGTCCTGAAAAAGAACCCCCCCACGGGTGTGGAAGCGGTTATATCAAACATAGTCGACTATAAGAATATCGGCGTCTACATCTCGGAGAAAGGATGGCTGAAACCCCGGGTTGACCTATCATCGGGCAGGATATCGATCAGGGATATCGGCCGGCTCTCAAGGAGGACCAACCGGATCGGTATTACCGCAATAAACCGCCTGACCGGAAGAAAGGCCACCTTCTTCTACCTGATCATCACTCCCAGATAG